In Paralichthys olivaceus isolate ysfri-2021 chromosome 13, ASM2471397v2, whole genome shotgun sequence, the following are encoded in one genomic region:
- the trim35-28 gene encoding tripartite motif containing 35-28 isoform X1, whose protein sequence is MDEDMPEEPLPMRQELTCPVCQDIFRDPVLLPCTHSLCRECLQCSLQVRRSCPLCRAELKEGQAISNRGLSSACEVFLREADWLRGQRRPGDDICGIHLKPLELYCEKDEEPVCVDCVSLHNTHRLWPLKEGAPLCKNELKYRVDIFEKKVDSHRKMKHIFSNTVKHIKDQAGQAEKHIRAEFERLREALVTEEARRLQVLATEEEQKIAAIEELITKTNNNIVVLKKLIDTLKMEMGNEDLNLVQNFKSLKKKAHWPHEDPCIPDDSLLNMGNHVGDLSFKIWKNMQTHVKHYPVVLNPNTASPWLTVSADLTSMKESSERLTIPENPERFDPCIFVLGAEGYTSGKHRWDVVVGDSAKWIVGVCKESVVRKKKFTVSTNRGVWSIGLSKGVYNVLTPERTELQVQQRPKRIRIKLNMDKGDVSFWDGETEKHLISFTHNFNERMFPIFGPGLHSASMTLVQGKIAVHTS, encoded by the exons ATGGACGAGGACATGCCGGAGGAGCCTTTACCCATGAGGCAGGAGCTGACCTGCCCCGTGTGTCAGGATATCTTCCGGGACCCTGTTCTGCTGCCCTGCACCCACAGCCTCTGCCGGGAGTGTCTGCAGTGCAGCCTGCAGGTGAGACGGAGCTGCCCGCTGTGCCGCGCCGAGCTGAAGGAGGGACAGGCCATCTCCAACCGGGGGCTGAGCAGCGCCTGCGAGGTGTTCCTGCGGGAGGCCGACTGGCTGCGCGGCCAGAGGCGGCCCGGAGATGACATCTGCGGGATACACCTGAAGCCGCTGGAGCTGTACTGCGAGAAGGACGAGGAGCCGGTGTGCGTGGACTGTGTCTCCCTGCACAACACGCACAGGCTGTGGCCGCTGAAAGAGGGAGCACCGCTGTGCAAG AATGAGCTCAAATACAGAGTGGACATCtttgaaaagaaagtggattcgCACAGGAAGATGAAACACATATTCAGCAACACAGTGAAGCACATCAAG GATCAAGCTGGGCAGGCGGAGAAACACATCAGGGCAGAGTTTGAGAGGCTCCGCGAAGCGCTTGTCACGGAGGAAGCCCGGCGTCTTCAAGTCCTCGCtactgaggaggagcagaagattGCTGCCATAGAGGAGCTGATTACcaagacaaacaacaacatcGTCGTTCTGAAAAAGCTCATCGACACTCTGAAGATGGAGATGGGCAACGAGGATCTTAACCTCGTGCAG aatTTCAAGAGTTTGAAAAAGAA AGCCCACTGGCCTCATGAAGACCCTTGCATCCCTGATGACTCTCTTTTGAACATGGGCAATCATGTTGGGGATTTGAGCTTCAAAATCTGGAAGAATATGCAAACTCATGTCAAACACT ATCCAGTGGTGCTGAACCCTAACACAGCTTCTCCATGGCTGACTGTTAGCGCTGACCTGACCAGTATGAAGGAAAGCTCAGAGCGACTGACCATCCCGGAAAACCCGGAGCGCTTCGATCCCTGTATCTTTGTCCTGGGTGCTGAAGGTTACACCTCCGGGAAACACAGATGGGATGTTGTGGTTGGTGACAGCGCTAAATGGATTGTTGGAGTATGCAAAGAGTCGGTGGTCCGCAAAAAGAAGTTCACGGTGTCTACGAACCGCGGGGTGTGGTCCATAGGCCTCAGCAAAGGGGTGTACAATGTCCTTACACCTGAGCGTACAGAGCTGCAGGTGCAGCAGCGTCCAAAGAGGATTCGCATCAAGCTAAACATGGATAAGGGGGATGTGTCATTTTGGGATGGGGAGACAGAAAAGCATCTCATCAGTTTTACACACAACTTTAACGAGAGGATGTTTCCTATATTTGGCCCAGGGCTCCATAGTGCATCTATGACTCTGGTTCAAGGGAAAATTGCCGTGCACACTTCATAA
- the trim35-28 gene encoding tripartite motif containing 35-28 isoform X2, which produces MDEDMPEEPLPMRQELTCPVCQDIFRDPVLLPCTHSLCRECLQCSLQVRRSCPLCRAELKEGQAISNRGLSSACEVFLREADWLRGQRRPGDDICGIHLKPLELYCEKDEEPVCVDCVSLHNTHRLWPLKEGAPLCKDQAGQAEKHIRAEFERLREALVTEEARRLQVLATEEEQKIAAIEELITKTNNNIVVLKKLIDTLKMEMGNEDLNLVQNFKSLKKKAHWPHEDPCIPDDSLLNMGNHVGDLSFKIWKNMQTHVKHYPVVLNPNTASPWLTVSADLTSMKESSERLTIPENPERFDPCIFVLGAEGYTSGKHRWDVVVGDSAKWIVGVCKESVVRKKKFTVSTNRGVWSIGLSKGVYNVLTPERTELQVQQRPKRIRIKLNMDKGDVSFWDGETEKHLISFTHNFNERMFPIFGPGLHSASMTLVQGKIAVHTS; this is translated from the exons ATGGACGAGGACATGCCGGAGGAGCCTTTACCCATGAGGCAGGAGCTGACCTGCCCCGTGTGTCAGGATATCTTCCGGGACCCTGTTCTGCTGCCCTGCACCCACAGCCTCTGCCGGGAGTGTCTGCAGTGCAGCCTGCAGGTGAGACGGAGCTGCCCGCTGTGCCGCGCCGAGCTGAAGGAGGGACAGGCCATCTCCAACCGGGGGCTGAGCAGCGCCTGCGAGGTGTTCCTGCGGGAGGCCGACTGGCTGCGCGGCCAGAGGCGGCCCGGAGATGACATCTGCGGGATACACCTGAAGCCGCTGGAGCTGTACTGCGAGAAGGACGAGGAGCCGGTGTGCGTGGACTGTGTCTCCCTGCACAACACGCACAGGCTGTGGCCGCTGAAAGAGGGAGCACCGCTGTGCAAG GATCAAGCTGGGCAGGCGGAGAAACACATCAGGGCAGAGTTTGAGAGGCTCCGCGAAGCGCTTGTCACGGAGGAAGCCCGGCGTCTTCAAGTCCTCGCtactgaggaggagcagaagattGCTGCCATAGAGGAGCTGATTACcaagacaaacaacaacatcGTCGTTCTGAAAAAGCTCATCGACACTCTGAAGATGGAGATGGGCAACGAGGATCTTAACCTCGTGCAG aatTTCAAGAGTTTGAAAAAGAA AGCCCACTGGCCTCATGAAGACCCTTGCATCCCTGATGACTCTCTTTTGAACATGGGCAATCATGTTGGGGATTTGAGCTTCAAAATCTGGAAGAATATGCAAACTCATGTCAAACACT ATCCAGTGGTGCTGAACCCTAACACAGCTTCTCCATGGCTGACTGTTAGCGCTGACCTGACCAGTATGAAGGAAAGCTCAGAGCGACTGACCATCCCGGAAAACCCGGAGCGCTTCGATCCCTGTATCTTTGTCCTGGGTGCTGAAGGTTACACCTCCGGGAAACACAGATGGGATGTTGTGGTTGGTGACAGCGCTAAATGGATTGTTGGAGTATGCAAAGAGTCGGTGGTCCGCAAAAAGAAGTTCACGGTGTCTACGAACCGCGGGGTGTGGTCCATAGGCCTCAGCAAAGGGGTGTACAATGTCCTTACACCTGAGCGTACAGAGCTGCAGGTGCAGCAGCGTCCAAAGAGGATTCGCATCAAGCTAAACATGGATAAGGGGGATGTGTCATTTTGGGATGGGGAGACAGAAAAGCATCTCATCAGTTTTACACACAACTTTAACGAGAGGATGTTTCCTATATTTGGCCCAGGGCTCCATAGTGCATCTATGACTCTGGTTCAAGGGAAAATTGCCGTGCACACTTCATAA
- the cxcr3.1 gene encoding C-X-C chemokine receptor type 3.1, whose translation MDNTMSDENDWNSLLETGGSITLDEEWFLDGIDFLYNDSSSNVSDCCYGGDVCNLADDTNFEAVFIPVLYSVAFLVGILGNGVLLGVLVQSRKSWSVTDTFILHLGVADILLLVTLPFWAAEAAQVDGWTFGTPLCKITGALFTLNFYCGIFLLACISMDRYLSIVHATHMYSRKKPWVVNASCFAVWTFSLLLSIPDWVFLEAVKDDRRNKIECVRNYYKFASQSVGDWRQASRLLYHIVGFLLPSAVLIFCYSCILRQLRCGSQGLQKQKAFRVIVSVVVVFFLCWTPFNITLMVDTLHSVNSSDTCSIRSSLEKAKTITSSVGYLHCSLNPVLYAFVGVKFRRQLIDILRSLGCRMKTSAKFQSVLSRRSSVWSESADTSNSIAI comes from the exons ATGGACAATACAATGTCAGACGAAAATGATTGG aATTCACTTCTGGAGACAGGTGGCTCAATAACACTGGACGAAGAATGGTTTCTTGATGGCATTGATTTTTTATACAACGACTCCTCCAGCAATGTGAGCGATTGTTGTTATGGGGGCGACGTGTGCAACTTGGCTGACGACACGAATTTCGAGGCGGTGTTCATCCCAGTTCTATACTCTGTGGCGTTTCTTGTGGGCATCCTGGGAAATGGAGTGCTGCTGGGGGTTCTGGTTCAGAGCAGGAAGAGCTGGAGCGTGACAGACACCTTTATCCTCCACCTGGGTGTGGCTGACATCCTGCTGCTGGTGACGCTGCCCTTCTGGGCCGCAGAGGCTGCTCAAGTTGATGGCTGGACCTTTGGTACTCCTCTCTGTAAGATCACTGGGGCTCTTTTCACG CTCAACTTCTACTGTGGCATCTTCCTGCTGGCCTGCATCAGTATGGACCGCTACCTGTCCATCGTGCATGCCACCCACATGTACTCCCGTAAAAAGCCTTGGGTTGTTAATGCCAGCTGCTTTGCCGTGTGGACTTTCTCCTTGCTCCTCTCTATCCCTGATTGGGTCTTCTTGGAGGCTGTGAAGGATGATAGACGAAACAAAATAGAGTGCGTTCGCAATTACTACAAGTTTGCCTCTCAATCAGTAGGCGACTGGCGACAGGCATCTCGCCTGCTCTACCACATTGTGGGCTTCCTGCTCCCCTCAGCGGTCCTGATCTTCTGCTACTCCTGCATCCTGCGGCAGCTGCGTTGCGGCTCCCAGGGCCTCCAAAAGCAGAAGGCCTTCAGGGTCATCGTgtctgtggtggtggttttctttctctgctggaCGCCATTCAACATCACGCTCATGGTGGACACACTTCATTCTGTCAACAGCAGCGATACCTGCAGCATCAGATCATCTCTTGAGAAAGCAAAGACCATCACCTCCTCCGTGGGTTAcctccactgcagcctcaaTCCCGTCCTGTACGCCTTTGTGGGCGTGAAGTTCCGGCGTCAGCTCATAGACATCCTGAGGTCTCTGGGCTGCAGGATGAAGACAAGTGCCAAATTCCAGTCTGTCCTCAGCAGGAGAAGCTCTGTTTGGTCGGAGTCTGCCGACACCTCCAACTCCATCGCTatctga
- the LOC109633303 gene encoding C-X-C chemokine receptor type 3-like, with product MNMEVELGGFLSQNSTYDYNEDYEYKGDEESEGRKAVLIPLLYSAMLVVGLLGNLLLLVILAQKRRSWSISDTFILHFGVADILLLATLPLRAIQAAEHGWRFGAALCKISGAVFNFNFYCGILLLACISVDRCLSIVHNTQLFSHKKCVLVHLSCLSAWFISLILTIPDWIFLTAAKDDAQIKNEKTVCVNDYSQSVIDLRLFSHLCHTLGFLLPAVIVIFCCARILLQLRQRSKSLHKQTAIMVLLPLVSVFFVFWVPYIITLIVGTFRNYSLTTALMVTAALGYVHACLRPLLYFCLCGNFRKRTIALLTCAKDESRRSLWELGVGEEALPDQSHEAEGLKQMTSEELQVQSLSADQQTNKSTV from the exons ATGAACATGGAAGTGGAACTTGGTGGATTTCTGAGCCAGAACTCGACCTATGATTATAATGAGGACTATGAGTATAAAGGGGACGAGGAATCCGAGGGCAGAAAGGCCGTGTTGATCCCGCTCTTGTACTCCGCCATGTTGGTTGTTGGTCTGCTGGGGAACCTGCTGCTCCTGGTTATTCTGGCACAGAAGAGAAGATCTTGGAGTATATCAGACACATTCATCCTCCACTTTGGAGTCGCAGATATCCTGCTGCTGGCGACGCTGCCCCTCAGGGCGATACAGGCCGCTGAACACGGATGGCGCTTTGGGGCTGCGCTGTGCAAGATCAGTGGAGCTGTTTTTAAT TTCAACTTCTACTGTGGGATCCTTCTGCTGGCCTGCATCAGTGTAGATCGCTGCCTGTCCATCGTCCACAACACACAGCTGTTCTCCCACAAGAAATGTGTGTTGGTTCATCTCAGCTGCCTTTCCGCCTGGTTCATCTCCCTGATCCTCACCATACCCGACTGGATTTTTCTAACGGCTGCAAAAGATGAcgcacaaattaaaaatgaaaaaacagtttgtgtgaaCGACTACTCTCAGTCAGTAATTGACTTGCGCCTGTTTTCACACCTGTGCCACACACTGGGCTTCCTGCTGCCTGCAGTCATCGTGATCTTCTGCTGCGCCCGTATCCTGCTACAGCTGCGGCAGAGATCGAAAAGCCTCCACAAGCAGACTGCCATCATGGTCCTCCTGCCCCTGGTGTCGGTCTTCTTTGTCTTCTGGGTACCATACATCATCACGCTCATTGTGGGCACCTTCAGGAACTATTCCCTGACAACAGCTCTGATGGTCACAGCTGCTCTGGGCTACGTTCACGCCTGCCTTAGGCCTCTGCTCTATTTCTGCCTGTGTGGAAACTTTAGGAAACGGACTATTGCCTTACTGACATGTGCTAAAGATGAATCCAGAAGGTCACTGTGGGAGCTGGGTGTGGGTGAGGAAGCTCTGCCTGACCAGAGTCATGAGGCGGAGGGGCTGAAACAGATGACAAGTGAAGAGCTTCAGGTGCAGTCACTCAGTGCTGaccaacagacaaataaaagcaCTGTGTGA
- the cxcr3.2 gene encoding C-X-C chemokine receptor type 3-2: MDQVTTTTEDYWDFNYEDNYTLSPETSRTGAAPCLQGDIYGFAQSYSPIVYTLVFLLAVVGNVLVLCVIRRYRNSHNGGACAFSLTDTFLLHLAISDLLLTFTLPLFAVQWAHQWVFGLAACKISGALFSLNRYSGILFLACISFDRYLAIVHAVSSGWKRNTCHAQIACALIWVVCLGLSGVDIVFKQVVNVNTVGQQKALLCQVWFVDNSTEWQVGLQLLSVVLGFGLPLLIMLYCYIRIFRSLCNATRRQRRKSLRLIVSLVSVFVVCWAPYNCFQLADSLHRLGAVAGGCHFGRVVDIGTLITESLGLSHCALNPLLYGFVGVKFRRELVNMCKGLLGQRGWLGMEGWRQRKPRKPTGSFSSADSENTSFSVMV; encoded by the exons ATGGATCAGGTcacaacaaccacagaagaTTACTGG gaCTTTAACTATGAAGATAATTACACCTTGTCCCCTGAAACGAGCAGAACCGGTGCAGCGCCATGCTTGCAGGGGGACATCTACGGATTTGCACAGAGCTACTCCCCCATCGTTTACACCCTGGTGTTCCTCCTGGCTGTTGTAGGCAATGTGCTGGTGCTGTGTGTGATCCGACGCTACCGAAACTCTCATAACGGCGGCGCCTGTGCCTTCTCTCTGACCGACACCTTCCTCCTTCACCTGGCCATCTCTGACCTCCTGCTGACCTTCACCCTGCCCCTGTTCGCTGTGCAGTGGGCCCACCAGTGGGTGTTTGGTTTAGCAGCTTGCAAGATCTCTGGTGCCCTCTTCTCCCTGAACCGATACAGCGGCATCCTCTTCCTCGCCTGCATCAGCTTTGACCGCTACCTAGCCATCGTTCACGCTGTCAGCTCTGGCTGGAAACGCAACACCTGCCATGCCCAAATTGCATGCGCCCTCATCTGGGTGGTCTGCCTGGGCCTGAGTGGGGTGGACATTGTTTTTAAACAGGTAGTGAATGTGAACACCGTGGGCCAGCAGAAGGCCCTCCTGTGTCAGGTGTGGTTTGTTGATAACTCCACAGAGTGGCAGGTGGGGCTGCAGCTGCTCAGTGTGGTTCTAGGTTTCGGGCTCCCTCTGTTGATCATGCTCTACTGCTACATCCGCATCTTCAGGTCCCTGTGCAATGCCACTCGCCGCCAGAGGCGCAAGTCCCTCCGTCTCATCGTCTCCctggtgtctgtgtttgtcgTTTGCTGGGCACCATACAACTGTTTCCAGCTGGCAGACAGTCTGCACAGGTTGGGGGCGGTGGCCGGAGGGTGCCACTTTGGCCGCGTGGTGGACATTGGGACTTTGATCACTGAGAGTCTGGGTCTGTCGCACTGCGCCCTCAACCCTCTGCTGTACGGCTTTGTGGGGGTGAAGTTCAGGAGGGAGCTGGTGAATATGTGCAAGGGGCTGCTGGGACAGAGAGGCTGGCtggggatggagggatggaggcagAGAAAGCCCAGGAAGCCGACGGGCTCATTCAGCTCAGCGGACAGTGAAAACACCTCCTTCTCTGTCATGGTGTGA
- the cnfn gene encoding cornifelin homolog: MAFQSNVISSQPQVSVTQYTVSSGLSDWSSNVCDCCEDCGICLCATFVPCILGCKVAQDNGDSCCIPFLPGAMIALRTSIRGRYHIQGSVCDDWVVMACLPLCGLCQMAREQKMRG, translated from the exons ATGGCGTTCCAGTCGAATGTGATCAGCTCGCAGCCTCAGGTCTCAGTCACACAGTACACTGTGTCCTCTGGATTGTCAGATTGGAGCTCAAACGTGTGCGACTGCTGTGAAGACTGTGGAATCT GTCTTTGTGCTACATTTGTCCCGTGTATTCTGGGCTGTAAGGTGGCTCAGGACAATGGGGACAGCTGCTGCATCCCCTTCCTTCCTGGTGCCATGATTGCTCTAAGGACAAGCATCCGCGGGAGATACCACATTCAA GGCTCAGTGTGTGATGACTGGGTTGTCATGGCCTGCCTGCCTCTGTGTGGACTGTGTCAGATGGCACGGGAGCAGAAGATGAGAGGATAA
- the tlr21 gene encoding toll-like receptor 21, with translation MSRLTYQFLSVALILGAAQLIRSYSYDNCIEKPYSKGKIFNCIHRKGNLSAIISDLPSSVTNLTISLDPVVHILNYSFDHLTELQNLRLDHNLLRSIDQFAFHNLHQLHSLNLSFNNISQLNPRAFRGLHNLTFLSLTHNKLKQLPERIFSTNLNLTKLIMRDNLLTNFSGIVESVSHLTNLKTLDLCINSLTSLSHSNVSLPTSLTVLYLCRNNLSTLGCESSFLRFINVLDLSNNSMLQTMAFQGVNLKRVNYLRLRSTSVKVVEFLNISNIDARRVDFSGTGLQNDSLLTELCRLLKRKVEQIKDLQLGFNGITTLTSYTLYYCPQITRSLDLSRNRLHKSTNCLTFLHRHTQIKSLTMEHNLLTSLQSCNNTNNVHFKDLESLSYRYNRILSVNALAFYHLPNIKTLLLNINTIAFLHQKALTGLRRLEELRLDNNLLTDLFKDNFKDNVNLKILNLRNNRISVIFKETFCTLSNLTTLDLGGNKIADIRPSGFDGLISLSKLYLDGNNLKHIDTSLYHIFQDTLTVLDLQNNQFSFLTETTESPFKNLIKLSDLKLDRQRPYGMTILPHAYFRGLHSLRSLYLTNNNLNNLAPDAFDDLKGLRFLNLESCCVGVVKLQPGIFKNLRNLTKLIVENMGIQNFSKEVFGNLTQLHVLQMNRNVMQSIPVDALQSLPKLNYLDIRSIPLSCTCKNSLLQNWLQNNSNVQIVYLHSLKCQNEPSIKFYNFDTKVCYIDLGEYLFLSTAAVVFLLTVSPLLYVKLYWKFKYSYYVFRSWFSEQWRRLREKEENCKYDAFISYNSSDEQWVMDQLVPNLEGNGSSFKLCLHHRDFELGRDIVDNIVSAVYSSRKTICVVSRNFLQSEWCSLEIQLASYRLFDEHRDVLLLVFLEPISERQLSSYHRMRKVMLKKTYLQWPGSNCTDPMQAQELFWNQLRRGMRMESRLETEDSTRSDDEMDHLETSDENYYLLP, from the coding sequence ATGTCCCGTCTAACTTATCAGTTCTTGTCAGTTGCCCTTATTCTTGGTGCTGCTCAACTCATCAGAAGTTACAGCTATGACAACTGCATTGAAAAACCGTACTCAAAGGGAAAAATCTTCAACTGCATCCATCGAAAGGGAAACCTATCTGCTATTATAAGTGATCTGCCGTCATCTGTCACCAATCTCACCATCTCACTTGATCCAGTAGTGCACATTCTCAACTACAGCTTTGATCATCTAACTGAACTTCAGAACCTCAGATTAGATCATAACCTCTTGAGGAGCATCGATCAATTTGCTTTCCATAACTTGCATCAACTTCACTCCCTAAATTTGTCTTTTAACAACATATCCCAGCTGAACCCTAGAGCGTTTCGGGGGCTTCACAAcctcacctttctctctctgacccaCAATAAATTAAAGCAGCTTCCTGAGAGAATTTTCTCTACCAATCTCAATCTAACCAAGTTAATCATGAGGGACAACCTTCTGACAAATTTCTCTGGGATTGTCGAGTCTGTGTCACATCTGACGAATCTAAAGACACTAGACCTTTGCATTAACAGTTTGACCTCCCTTAGCCACTCAAATGTGTCACTACCCACATCCCTcactgttttgtatttgtgtagaAATAATTTGTCCACGTTAGGATGTGAGAGTTCATTTCTCAGGTTCATTAACGTTCTAGACTTGTCGAACAATTCTATGCTCCAAACGATGGCTTTTCAAGGAGTGAATTTGAAACGTGTGAACTATTTGCGTTTGCGTTCAACGAGTGTCAAGGTAGTGGAGTTTTTAAACATCAGTAACATTGATGCAAGACGGGTTGATTTCTCTGGCACAGGTCTACAAAATGACAGCCTGCTCACAGAGCTATGCAgattgttaaaaagaaaagtggaacAGATAAAAGATTTGCAGCTGGGTTTTAATGGGATTACGACTCTTACCAGCTACACACTGTACTATTGTCCTCAGATCACAAGGTCTCTGGATCTATCCCGCAATCGCCTGCACAAAAGCACAAATTGCCTTACATTCCTCCATAGACATACACAGATAAAGAGCCTAACTATGGAGCATAACCTTCTCACCTCCCTCCAATCCTGTAACAATACAAACAATGTACATTTCAAAGATCTAGAATCACTGAGCTATCGTTACAACCGCATCCTCTCAGTGAATGCTTTAGCTTTCTATCATTTACCAAATATCAAGACGCTACTCCTTAACATAAACACAATTGCTTTTCTCCATCAGAAGGCTCTCACAGGGCTGAGAAGGCTTGAGGAACTCCGCTTGGACAACAACCTCTTAACGGATTTGTTCAAGGATAACTTTAAAGATAATGTCAATCTGAAAATCCTTAACCTACGCAACAATCGTATTTCTGTCATCTTCAAAGAGACCTTCTGTACGCTCAGCAACCTGACTACATTGGACCTTGGAGGTAATAAGATCGCTGATATACGGCCGTCAGGTTTTGATGGACTAATAAGTCTGTCCAAACTCTATCTAGATGGAAACAACCTCAAACACATTGACACGTCCCTGTATCATATATTTCAAGATACACTCACAGTGCTGGATCTACAAAATAATCAGTTTAGTTTTCTCACTGAAACTACGGAGTCACCATTTAAGAATCTCATCAAACTCAGTGATCTGAAGTTGGACAGGCAGCGGCCTTATGGCATGACTATTTTACCCCATGCTTATTTCCGTGGCCTCCACTCATTGAGATCACTGTATCTCACCAACAATAATCTCAATAATCTTGCCCCTGATGCGTTTGATGATCTGAAAGGCTTGCGTTTCCTCAACCTGGAGAGCTGCTGCGTCGGGGTGGTAAAACTGCAACCAGGAATCTTCAAAAATCTGAGAAATTTGACCAAATTGATTGTAGAAAATATGGGCATTCAGAACTTCTCAAAGGAGGTTTTTGGGAATCTTACACAGTTACACGTGTTGCAGATGAACCGCAATGTGATGCAGAGTATTCCTGTTGATGCACTTCAAAGTCTACCTAAACTCAACTACCTTGACATACGTAGTATTCCTTTAAGCTGCACCTGCAAGAACAGCTTGCTGCAAAACTGGCTACAAAATAACTCAAATGTCCAGATAGTCTATCTCCACAGTCTGAAATGCCAGAATGAACCATCAATTAAATTCTACAACTTTGATACTAAAGTTTGCTACATAGATCTAGGTGAGTACCTGTTCTTGAGCACAGCAGCTGTGGTCTTCCTGTTAACAGTCTCTCCTTTACTTTATGTAAAACTCTATTGGAAATTTAAGTACAGCTACTATGTTTTCCGTTCCTGGTTTAGTGAGCAGTGGCGCAGACTcagggagaaggaggaaaacTGCAAATATGATGCATTTATTTCCTACAATTCCTCTGATGAACAGTGGGTCATGGATCAGTTAGTGCCTAACCTGGAGGGAAATGGATCATCTTTTAAACTTTGCCTACATCACAGGGACTTTGAACTGGGCCGTGACATCGTGGACAACATTGTCTCTGCTGTTTACAGCAGCCGGAAAACTATTTGTGTGGTGAGCAGGAATTTCCTACAAAGTGAGTGGTGTTCTCTGGAAATCCAGCTCGCCAGCTACCGACTCTTCGATGAGCACCGAGATGTTCTTCTGCTCGTGTTTCTGGAGCCGATCTCTGAGAGGCAGTTGTCGTCCTATCACCGCATGAGGAAAGTCATGCTAAAAAAGACTTATCTGCAGTGGCCGGGCTCAAACTGCACTGATCCAATGCAGGCCCAAGAACTGTTCTGGAACCAGCTACGTAGGGGGATGAGAATGGAGAGCAGGCTCGAAACAGAAGACAGCACCAGAAGTGATGATGAAATGGATCATTTAGAGACATCTGATGAGAACTATTACTTGctaccttaa